The Bacillus sp. SM2101 genome includes the window TACTTTTTCAATTATTGTTGAAGCATTAAACCCACCATAAGCTGCGACAGTTTTCATCAAACTTCTTACCTTTTTGTTTTTCGTACTAGTCACGAAAGGTAAATTGTATTCATTGTTAATGCTTGATTCCCCGTGGTTAATAGGAGGAATAGTGTTTGATAGAATGCTATTAATTCCGAAGATTAATTCTATCAAACTGTTTGCTCCAAGTGTATGACCTATATAACCTTTGAATGCAGTGATATCTGGAACTTTTGAACCCAATGAATCAAAAGCATCCTTAATTCCTCTAGATTCATATTTGTCCCAGAAAGGTATACCTGTTCCATGTGGGATAATAAGGTCTACACTTTCTCCATACCTTTTTAATGAGTTCTGAATTACTTTTCTGTAAGATTGGGCTGTCACATCGGGGAGGTTTATTCTCCATGTATCTTGAAGGAATGATGTAGTAAAATATTTCGCTTTAGGATTTATGTTTCTTTTGTTTAAGCTTTTTTCTGACTCTAATATAACTGTTCCTACCCCATCTCCTAATATTGATCCAGTTGCTTTATTACTAAAGGGGGTAATGTTACCATTTGTTGAACTAAAACCTTTCTCACTTAACCATAAATGTTCAGTAACATGAGCATAGTCACCAGCTACAACTATCACAATATCGGCTTGATCCATTTTAATAAGGTTACTACCCAAGTCTAAAGCGTATAAACCAGAGGCACAGGCATTATTCACTGTGTATGTAGGCCCATTAATTCCTAATGTCTTAGCTAGATAATATAAATATGTGTAGTTTTGAAGTCTGAAAAATTTGTTTTTATAGTGATTAAATGAATTAACGGGATTGGTGGAATCCAATCTTGTTTTTTCTTGTAGGAGACTATCAATAAGTGTATTAACACCTAGATTTTCATGACCAATAATTAAACCTATTCTTTTATCCTTAAAAGACCTAGCATCAATATTAGCATCTTCTAAACATTGTAGTGTGGAAAGAAGTAATAATATAAAATCTTTATCTTCTTTTAAAAATTCATCATCTATTCTAAGGTCATTGTATTTGTTAAATAAACTATTAATAACTTCTTCTCTAATGGAATAGACAGGGTATTTTTGCATGCTACCATTACTTAACTTGTATTCTCGTTCAATAGGCTGACTATTTGTTTCGAAAATCTTTATCCAAGACTCTTTCTCATTTCCTAAGCTCGAAATGAGATTGGTTCCTGTTACATAAACATTGTCCATCAAGTTCTCTCCTAGTTAAGTTCTATATTTATCATGGTCTGATCTGATTGAGTAGATAAATAGGTTTTTGCTCTTTCCTGTTCTTTTAAGATTCGATAAGAGTTATTTAGTAGGTGTGGAATAATATCTTGAGCTTCTATCTCATTATATTGGTGAATTGGATTAAAAGATCTGCTTATTTTGATGGGTACCCCATTTTTTCCTGAGTTGTTGGGACTCACTTTTTCTAACAATACAGTACTTACATGTTCGAATCTAGGAAGATAATCTTGAACGGTTGTTCGATATTTTTGTGGTGGATAAATATTTAAGTCACAGACTATAACTCTTTCTATCTCTCCCTGTTCTAAAAGTTCATACGCATACAGTAAACTTTTTTGTCCGGAATAAACCCCTTCGGAAATAGTAATATTTGGTCCACTAAGTTTTAGTTTTATAGAAATGTGTCCAGCAACAACATTTAGGACTGTTCCTGGGAAAAATCTAGGATTTACACTATTAGGACCGTATTTATCTGAGTCTTCAAACATGTCTTTTATAGCATGTAGACTACCGAAATTATTGGAGACAATAACCCCAGTTCTATCATCTTTTTCTTTAAAATTTGGATAACCGGCAAATCTAAACGCCTCACTAGCAGATATACAACCATATTGACTTACCTTTGGTAGTATACGTAACCCTTGTAAGTATTTATAATTCAAGGAATCTGGAGGTATTAGCTCCTTCTCCATTTCTTCACTCAATCCAAATCGAGAAATAAATTTCTCAACACCTAAACCAAAAGGAGAAATAGATGAAATGCCCTTTATTTGGATCATTATTATACCTCCACTTCACCAATTTTGTTGTGGTTAATCTTTTTTGATACCCATATACGAAATGGTATAATAGTTAAAAGACTAATGACAAACAAAGCGTAGAATTGAGGGTTTGGAATACGATAAACACGAAATACTGCATCAACAAATGCAACTAACAAAGCAAAAATGATCCTAGATTTCCTTGTGGTAGGAGTAGATTTTGGATCTGTTATCATAAAGAAAGCAAATAATTGGAGACCTGCACCAAATAAAGGGCCTATTGCAGCAAATAATGGAGCTCCTAATACAAAGTGACGGAATAATCCAAATACGGTAAACCCTCCTAAAAAGGTTAAGACAACATCAAGTCGGTTTGCTAGGTATGTTGCAATTAACCCAAGACATAGAATTACAGCCATAATTAAATATCCATTAGACCATTGTTTTGGTGTACTAACAGCGTATTCTTGTAAAAAAAACAGTACTAAAACAACTGCAACATTATTTGGGTTAAAAATATGTCCTTTTTTAAACTTGATGACAAACTTTAAGAATATAGAAATAAAAGCAGTAAGTGCATATACCCAGAGCAAATAAGAGCTAACTAAGAGTCCAACTCCCATCCCAGTAATCACTGCACTAATAGGAAATAAATTCCATTTTTTGTGAAAAATCTTTGTTAAGATAATCTCAGTGAGAACCGTTACAGACACTGATGTTATAACAGCATCCCACTTTTGATAAAAATCTAAATAAAATTGTCCTCCAATTGTAAATGAAGCAAGAAACAACAAAACAAAATATCTTGGATCTATTTTATATTCACTCCAAGAAGTAACCACTCTTAATTTATTTTCTTTTAAGTTAATCATAATTTCCTCCTATTAAAAAGCTTTTCCTATAATGATAGAAGAATTAATTCCTCCGAATGCATATGCGTTAGACATAACAAACATACTTTTAAAGCTTTCAGGCTTATCCCATAAGACGTCTACATTTATTCTAGGATCAAGACTTTTCACATTTGCAGTTGGAGGGAGTAACTTCTCCTCCAGTGCTTTTATACATATTGCTGCTTCAATTACACTTGCAGCCCCAAGTGTGTGACCAATATTACCTTTAATTGAGCTGGTTTTCACACTTTTCCCAAATAATTCGTACAATGCATTCCCTTCCATTAAGTCATTTGCCGGTGTACCTGTTCCATGGGCACTAACATATCCAATATCAGATGGTTTCATGTTTGCTTTTTCTAGAGCGGCTTTCATTGCAGATATGGCACCAGCGGCAGCAGGATCTGGTTGTGTAATATGGTGCGCATCACAATTCATTCCATAACCTAAAATAGAAGCTTTTGCTTTTCCACTTCTTTTAAGTAGATGTTCCATAGTTTCTAAAATTACGACTCCAGCACCTTCCCCTAAAATTAAACCTTTTCGATTTTCATCGAATGGTCGACAAAGATCTGGTGACATAGCTCTTAAACTACTGAACCCAGTAAATGCTACCCATGATAAAGCATCTACACCAGCGGCAATCATAACATCTGCACGACCACTTTCGAGTTCATCTACTGCTTTTGCAATAGAAAAATTCCCTGCCGCACATGCATTTGTTATTGTCCATGATGGACCTGTAAGATTGTAATAATTTTTTACATTCTCAGAAAGGACTTGTGGGCCATATCTGTTGGTGGCACTATCTTTATCTAATCCATCTAGTTCTCCCATTGTTGTGCCAATACAAATACCACATCTTTCTATATCTTGAATATCAATACCAGCATCATGGAGTGCATCATCAATAGAGGTAATCAACATACTTGATGCTCGTCCTAATTTTAAGACGTCATCAAAACAAACTAAACTTAAACCTTTTACCTCACATGCATTTTGATTTTTGTGTTTGTCTATAGAAAATGTTTTTACCTTTTCGGTTCCGTGTTTTTTAGTTAATAATCCTGACCAAGTGTCATTAATATTTGTTCCTAACGATGACATAACAGCTGTTCCAGAAGCTAGAATAGGACTCATATTAATCCTCTCTCCTCTCATAATCTACTCCCAAAGAACGTTTAAATTAGTAATAGAAGGGTCAGGCCTTTGGAAAATATCAATTCCTCTTTCTTCTCTTACCAAATCAAGTGCTTGGTCGTCAGATAGGTTAGTCCTTAATTTTAATTGATGGTTATCAGGAAATTTTTTTAGACCAGTACTCCAGACAAGCTTCCCTTGGTCAACTTGTCCATCTTTTACATAAGCATCACCAAGTGCTGTGTAACAATTAGGCCAAAACTCAAAATCTGTACTGTTAAAGGTATTTTCTGCTGAAACACAATATGTTAGGTCCTGTATGGATTTACTTGAACGCTGTAATCCAGCAGGCCAATACAAATTATTTAATCCTCTTGCATAATGGGCTAATATATCATAGGGATCTTCTTCAAGAATAGAGTTTAGTATATTAATAGATTGTGCTGATTTTTGACCAAGGTTAGCTGTTCCAAGGTCTGGGGTTTGTAAGTAATCGACATATGCAAGGGCATTGTTAAGTTTAATTTCATATGTTTGTGAAACTGTACCACTAAATTGTAGAAATAAATCCGTTTGATTCATCTCAAGATAAAGGACCCTAAGATCATTAATATATCTTAAGTTTGTTGGTTCTAATTTTACGATTTTCTTTAAATAGGGAATTGCTTCTTGACTATTCCCGTCCTCTATAAGCTTTTTGGCAAATAAATAGGCATTTTCATGATTGTCATTATTCACTTTTTCGAGCGGCAAGTTTTTTGTCTCGGTAAGATTCTTCGAAACTAATTTTTCTTTGTCAAAATTTAGATTTAAATCTTCTATTGAAATTGTCTTATCCAATTGTGGAATATCATAGCTCTTGTATAGTTTGTATACTACAAATACTCCACCTATCAAAAATAAGGCTAAAAGAATAATTAAAAATTTTTTTAACATACACTTATACCTCCGAGGTCATATTTTTGGTTCTGTAAGTTGAAGGGTTAACTCCTACGATCTTTTTAAACATTCGAGCAAAATGAGTTAGGTCATTATATCCAATGGAAAAACATACATCCGTAACTGTATCTCCTTTTTGTAGTAGTAACTTTGCTTTCTGTATCCGTTTACTAATCACATATTCTTTAAATCCTTTTCCAACGTATCTTTGAAACATTCTAGAGTAATGGCATTTACTTACATATGCCTGTGAAGCAACTTTCTCAAGTGACAGTTCACTATTACATATGTTTTCTTCCAAATAAGTTAAAGACTGATGAAAAAACGGGTTATCATTTGAGGGTTCTACGTAGGTTTCAATTGAATCCAGAAAGGAATTGAGGAACATAACCTTCATTCGATTTAATCCTGTTAAAATCATGATGGTTTTCTCTGCTTTTAATTCATTGAACTGCCATTCAGAAGGAAAGGAATTTATATTCGTTAGTAGGATATATACAGAATAATTT containing:
- a CDS encoding beta-ketoacyl synthase N-terminal-like domain-containing protein produces the protein MDNVYVTGTNLISSLGNEKESWIKIFETNSQPIEREYKLSNGSMQKYPVYSIREEVINSLFNKYNDLRIDDEFLKEDKDFILLLLSTLQCLEDANIDARSFKDKRIGLIIGHENLGVNTLIDSLLQEKTRLDSTNPVNSFNHYKNKFFRLQNYTYLYYLAKTLGINGPTYTVNNACASGLYALDLGSNLIKMDQADIVIVVAGDYAHVTEHLWLSEKGFSSTNGNITPFSNKATGSILGDGVGTVILESEKSLNKRNINPKAKYFTTSFLQDTWRINLPDVTAQSYRKVIQNSLKRYGESVDLIIPHGTGIPFWDKYESRGIKDAFDSLGSKVPDITAFKGYIGHTLGANSLIELIFGINSILSNTIPPINHGESSINNEYNLPFVTSTKNKKVRSLMKTVAAYGGFNASTIIEKV
- a CDS encoding beta-ketoacyl synthase N-terminal-like domain-containing protein translates to MIQIKGISSISPFGLGVEKFISRFGLSEEMEKELIPPDSLNYKYLQGLRILPKVSQYGCISASEAFRFAGYPNFKEKDDRTGVIVSNNFGSLHAIKDMFEDSDKYGPNSVNPRFFPGTVLNVVAGHISIKLKLSGPNITISEGVYSGQKSLLYAYELLEQGEIERVIVCDLNIYPPQKYRTTVQDYLPRFEHVSTVLLEKVSPNNSGKNGVPIKISRSFNPIHQYNEIEAQDIIPHLLNNSYRILKEQERAKTYLSTQSDQTMINIELN
- a CDS encoding RnfABCDGE type electron transport complex subunit D, whose product is MINLKENKLRVVTSWSEYKIDPRYFVLLFLASFTIGGQFYLDFYQKWDAVITSVSVTVLTEIILTKIFHKKWNLFPISAVITGMGVGLLVSSYLLWVYALTAFISIFLKFVIKFKKGHIFNPNNVAVVLVLFFLQEYAVSTPKQWSNGYLIMAVILCLGLIATYLANRLDVVLTFLGGFTVFGLFRHFVLGAPLFAAIGPLFGAGLQLFAFFMITDPKSTPTTRKSRIIFALLVAFVDAVFRVYRIPNPQFYALFVISLLTIIPFRIWVSKKINHNKIGEVEV
- a CDS encoding beta-ketoacyl-[acyl-carrier-protein] synthase family protein → MSPILASGTAVMSSLGTNINDTWSGLLTKKHGTEKVKTFSIDKHKNQNACEVKGLSLVCFDDVLKLGRASSMLITSIDDALHDAGIDIQDIERCGICIGTTMGELDGLDKDSATNRYGPQVLSENVKNYYNLTGPSWTITNACAAGNFSIAKAVDELESGRADVMIAAGVDALSWVAFTGFSSLRAMSPDLCRPFDENRKGLILGEGAGVVILETMEHLLKRSGKAKASILGYGMNCDAHHITQPDPAAAGAISAMKAALEKANMKPSDIGYVSAHGTGTPANDLMEGNALYELFGKSVKTSSIKGNIGHTLGAASVIEAAICIKALEEKLLPPTANVKSLDPRINVDVLWDKPESFKSMFVMSNAYAFGGINSSIIIGKAF
- a CDS encoding tetratricopeptide repeat protein, producing the protein MLKKFLIILLALFLIGGVFVVYKLYKSYDIPQLDKTISIEDLNLNFDKEKLVSKNLTETKNLPLEKVNNDNHENAYLFAKKLIEDGNSQEAIPYLKKIVKLEPTNLRYINDLRVLYLEMNQTDLFLQFSGTVSQTYEIKLNNALAYVDYLQTPDLGTANLGQKSAQSINILNSILEEDPYDILAHYARGLNNLYWPAGLQRSSKSIQDLTYCVSAENTFNSTDFEFWPNCYTALGDAYVKDGQVDQGKLVWSTGLKKFPDNHQLKLRTNLSDDQALDLVREERGIDIFQRPDPSITNLNVLWE
- a CDS encoding AraC family transcriptional regulator, which gives rise to MKPAILYYPCTLQDISFDEWFGDIRKNITIITISSFNDLEQLIKRENYSVYILLTNINSFPSEWQFNELKAEKTIMILTGLNRMKVMFLNSFLDSIETYVEPSNDNPFFHQSLTYLEENICNSELSLEKVASQAYVSKCHYSRMFQRYVGKGFKEYVISKRIQKAKLLLQKGDTVTDVCFSIGYNDLTHFARMFKKIVGVNPSTYRTKNMTSEV